In a genomic window of Pedobacter sp. KBS0701:
- a CDS encoding LytTR family DNA-binding domain-containing protein has translation MSISCIAIDDDPHSLESLMAYMEKLPDLKLIQVFTEPLQALTEISVSNPVDIIFMDIEMPSLSGIELATLLRQKTTYLVFTTAHPRYAIDAFKVEADAYLLKPYSILHLAKTINNLYPTGKKAKHPFSILDDHFFYIPLHGENSDLVRIDLNELIAVEEIGDDIEFKTTKNAFLSSKSNFTKTLKMLKEHPAFIQVTPSVVIAKQHIKSVLNHKILLSAEVSINISESYAELFENFIKNNLQQEKPRPDAII, from the coding sequence ATGTCAATAAGTTGTATTGCTATTGATGACGATCCTCATTCCCTGGAAAGCTTAATGGCATATATGGAAAAGCTTCCTGATTTAAAGCTTATCCAAGTTTTCACCGAACCGCTCCAGGCACTGACAGAGATATCGGTATCTAACCCTGTAGACATTATTTTCATGGATATCGAAATGCCCTCACTATCCGGAATCGAACTGGCAACATTGTTAAGGCAAAAAACAACATACCTCGTTTTCACCACTGCACACCCAAGGTATGCCATTGATGCCTTCAAGGTAGAGGCGGATGCTTATTTGCTTAAGCCCTACTCTATTTTACATTTAGCCAAAACGATAAATAACCTTTACCCAACCGGAAAAAAAGCCAAACATCCTTTTTCCATTTTAGACGACCATTTCTTTTATATTCCTTTACATGGAGAAAATAGTGACTTGGTAAGAATAGATTTGAATGAGTTAATTGCTGTTGAAGAAATAGGAGATGATATTGAGTTTAAAACTACAAAAAATGCTTTTTTGAGTTCGAAATCTAATTTTACCAAGACCTTGAAAATGCTTAAAGAGCATCCCGCATTTATTCAGGTTACTCCTTCTGTTGTAATTGCAAAACAGCATATCAAAAGTGTACTTAATCATAAAATATTGCTCTCAGCTGAAGTATCCATTAACATTTCAGAATCCTATGCTGAACTTTTCGAAAATTTTATCAAAAACAATCTGCAACAAGAAAAACCCCGCCCTGACGCCATTATATAG
- a CDS encoding PleD family two-component system response regulator translates to MLIVDDDPDVLEVFQEVLETEHYKVYPLLSPRYIFKTIKDFRPDLIILDIMLNGMDGRAVFKELRLNPETAHIPIIMASARYDENYITSQKYHPDDYLEKPFNIADLLRKVDALIEN, encoded by the coding sequence GTGCTGATTGTGGATGATGATCCAGATGTATTAGAAGTTTTCCAGGAAGTATTAGAAACTGAGCATTATAAAGTTTATCCACTACTTTCACCACGGTATATTTTTAAAACGATAAAAGATTTTAGACCCGATCTGATTATTCTAGATATCATGTTGAATGGCATGGATGGCCGTGCCGTATTTAAAGAGTTACGGTTAAATCCTGAAACAGCGCATATACCAATTATTATGGCATCGGCCAGATATGATGAAAATTACATCACATCACAAAAATATCACCCCGATGATTATTTAGAAAAACCTTTTAATATAGCAGATTTACTCAGAAAAGTAGATGCTTTAATCGAAAATTAA